In Streptomyces durocortorensis, a genomic segment contains:
- the nrtL gene encoding ArgS-related anticodon-binding protein NrtL produces the protein MTPADLSRTVLHAVRRAVDEDALRAPVPARVRVERTRPGGSGDYACAVALQLAGPAALPALEVARILRERVAAEPGIERVEITGPGFLSFTLDATAEHHRALLDAVREQGLAYGHGDALRDEILQFHHAREVRAAVTAHAVRRLVISQGARVRISCEEAPDPDWARLGVTVDAHGTPPVPLTGIRPVPAGATAAELLRRLGPDAARWGLLRPAGHDRAALGPELLVQGEANSLFRVRYAHARVRALTRGAALLGFTAEPTPYAERAGHTEPAPYDSAARPLLDLIADHPGVLLAAARHRAPDRAARQLEAVAHAFFDFHDSCPPLPAGDEKPSAAHRARLALAEAAGTVLAGGLSLLGIRAPEHL, from the coding sequence GTGACCCCCGCCGACCTCTCCCGGACCGTGCTGCACGCCGTGCGCCGCGCGGTCGACGAGGATGCGTTGCGCGCGCCCGTGCCCGCGCGCGTGCGGGTGGAGAGGACACGGCCCGGCGGCAGTGGGGACTACGCCTGCGCCGTCGCGCTCCAGCTGGCCGGGCCCGCCGCGCTGCCCGCCCTGGAGGTCGCCCGCATCCTGCGGGAACGGGTCGCCGCCGAGCCCGGCATCGAGCGGGTCGAGATCACCGGTCCCGGGTTCCTGAGCTTCACCCTCGACGCCACGGCCGAGCACCACCGCGCCCTCCTCGACGCCGTACGGGAGCAGGGCCTCGCGTACGGACACGGGGACGCGCTCCGCGACGAGATCCTCCAGTTCCATCACGCGCGCGAGGTGCGCGCCGCGGTCACCGCCCATGCCGTGCGCCGGCTCGTCATCTCCCAGGGCGCCCGGGTCCGGATCAGCTGCGAGGAGGCGCCCGACCCGGACTGGGCCCGCCTCGGCGTCACTGTCGACGCGCACGGGACGCCCCCCGTACCGCTCACCGGGATCCGGCCCGTCCCCGCCGGGGCCACCGCTGCGGAGCTGCTGCGGCGGCTCGGGCCCGACGCGGCCCGCTGGGGGCTCCTGCGGCCCGCCGGGCACGACCGCGCCGCCCTCGGCCCCGAACTGCTCGTCCAGGGCGAGGCCAATTCCCTCTTCCGGGTGCGTTACGCCCACGCCAGAGTCCGTGCGCTCACCCGCGGGGCCGCCCTCCTCGGCTTCACCGCCGAGCCCACCCCGTACGCCGAGCGCGCCGGGCACACGGAACCCGCCCCGTACGACAGCGCCGCCCGCCCCCTCCTCGACCTCATCGCCGACCATCCCGGCGTCCTGCTCGCAGCAGCCCGTCACCGCGCGCCCGACCGGGCCGCACGGCAGCTGGAAGCCGTCGCGCACGCGTTCTTCGACTTCCACGACTCCTGCCCGCCCCTGCCCGCCGGTGACGAGAAACCCTCGGCCGCCCACCGCGCCCGGCTGGCTCTCGCCGAAGCCGCCGGGACGGTGCTGGCAGGCGGCCTGTCCCTGCTCGGCATCCGTGCGCCCGAACATCTCTGA
- the lysA gene encoding diaminopimelate decarboxylase gives MSRSAHPAGPRHADVLTEGHYSAPAADLNILDEKVWSRTVTRDADGALTVGGIAVARLAEEFGTPAYFLDESDFRARCRAWADAFGPDADVFYAGKAFLSRAIVRWLTEEGLNLDVCSGGELTTALDAGMPAERIAFHGNNKTVAEIERAVEAGVGRIVLDSFQEIVRVAHIAQRHGVRQRVQIRVTVGVEAHTHEFIATAHEDQKFGIALADGQAAEAVRRALALDGLELIGIHSHIGSQIFDMAGFEVSARRVVQLLAEVRDEHGVELPEIDLGGGLGIAYTSEDDPREPHEIAKALSDIVTRECEAANLRTPRISVEPGRAIVGPTAFTLYEVGTIKPLEGLRTYVSVDGGMSDNIRTALYDAEYSVALVSRTSDAEPMLVRVVGKHCESGDIVVKDAFLPADLAPGDLIAVPATGAYCRSMASNYNHALRPPVVAVRDGEARVIVRRETEEDLLRLDVG, from the coding sequence ATGAGCCGCTCCGCACACCCCGCAGGACCCCGTCACGCCGACGTGCTGACCGAGGGGCACTACTCCGCGCCCGCCGCCGATCTCAACATCCTGGACGAGAAGGTCTGGTCCCGTACGGTCACCCGGGACGCGGACGGCGCCCTCACCGTCGGCGGGATCGCCGTCGCCCGGCTCGCGGAGGAGTTCGGCACCCCCGCGTACTTCCTGGACGAGAGCGACTTCCGGGCCCGCTGCCGGGCCTGGGCCGACGCCTTCGGGCCGGACGCCGACGTCTTCTACGCGGGGAAGGCCTTCCTCTCCCGCGCGATCGTCCGCTGGCTCACCGAAGAAGGACTCAACCTCGACGTCTGCTCCGGCGGTGAGCTGACCACCGCCCTCGACGCGGGCATGCCCGCCGAGCGCATCGCCTTCCACGGCAACAACAAGACCGTCGCCGAGATCGAGCGGGCCGTCGAGGCGGGCGTCGGGCGGATCGTGCTCGACTCCTTCCAGGAGATCGTCCGCGTCGCCCACATCGCCCAGCGGCACGGTGTCCGCCAGCGGGTGCAGATCCGTGTCACCGTCGGCGTCGAGGCACACACCCACGAGTTCATCGCCACCGCGCACGAGGACCAGAAGTTCGGGATCGCGCTCGCCGACGGGCAGGCCGCCGAGGCGGTGCGCCGCGCGCTCGCCCTCGACGGGCTCGAACTCATCGGCATCCACTCGCACATCGGCTCGCAGATCTTCGACATGGCGGGCTTCGAGGTCTCCGCCCGGCGCGTGGTGCAGCTGCTCGCCGAGGTCCGCGACGAGCACGGCGTCGAGCTGCCCGAGATCGACCTCGGCGGCGGCCTCGGTATCGCGTACACCTCCGAGGACGACCCCCGTGAGCCGCACGAGATCGCCAAGGCGCTCAGCGACATCGTCACCCGCGAGTGCGAGGCCGCGAATCTGCGTACCCCCCGCATCTCCGTCGAGCCGGGCCGCGCCATCGTCGGACCCACCGCGTTCACGCTGTACGAGGTCGGCACGATCAAGCCCCTGGAGGGGCTGCGGACGTACGTCAGCGTCGACGGCGGCATGTCGGACAACATCCGCACCGCGCTGTACGACGCCGAATACAGCGTCGCGCTCGTCTCGCGCACCTCGGACGCCGAGCCGATGCTCGTCCGGGTCGTCGGCAAGCACTGCGAGAGCGGTGACATCGTGGTCAAGGACGCGTTCCTCCCCGCCGACCTGGCCCCCGGCGACCTGATCGCCGTGCCGGCCACCGGGGCGTACTGCCGTTCCATGGCGAGCAACTACAACCACGCCCTGCGCCCCCCGGTCGTCGCCGTCCGGGACGGCGAGGCGCGCGTGATCGTCCGGCGCGAGACGGAGGAAGATCTTCTGCGTCTCGATGTCGGCTGA
- the thrC gene encoding threonine synthase yields MTSKGTHQWRGIIEEYRDRLPVTSTTPVVTLREGGTPLVPAQVLSERTGCDVHLKVEGANPTGSFKDRGMTMAITRAKEEGAKAVICASTGNTSASAAAYAVRAGMVCAVLVPQGKIALGKMGQALVHGAKILQVDGNFDDCLTLARSLSDNYPVALVNSVNPVRIEGQKTAAFEIVDALGDAPDIHVLPVGNAGNITAYWKGYREYAGDGVSTHTPRMWGFQASGSAPIVRGEVVKDPSTIATAIRIGNPASWDYALAARDESGGFIDEVTDRQILSAYRLLASQEGVFVEPASAASVAGLLKAAEEGKVDPGQRIVCTVTGNGLKDPDWAVAGAPQPVTVPVDAATAAQKLGLV; encoded by the coding sequence ATGACCAGCAAGGGCACCCACCAGTGGCGCGGCATCATCGAGGAGTACCGGGACCGCCTTCCGGTCACGAGCACGACGCCGGTCGTCACGCTTCGTGAGGGCGGTACGCCGCTCGTTCCGGCGCAGGTCCTCTCCGAGCGCACGGGCTGCGACGTGCACCTCAAGGTCGAGGGCGCCAACCCCACCGGTTCGTTCAAGGACCGCGGCATGACCATGGCCATCACCCGGGCCAAGGAGGAGGGGGCGAAGGCCGTCATCTGCGCCTCCACCGGCAACACCTCGGCCTCCGCCGCGGCGTACGCCGTGCGTGCGGGCATGGTCTGCGCCGTCCTCGTACCGCAGGGCAAGATCGCGCTCGGCAAGATGGGCCAGGCGCTCGTGCACGGCGCCAAGATCCTCCAGGTCGACGGCAACTTCGACGACTGCCTCACCCTGGCCCGCTCGCTCTCGGACAACTACCCGGTGGCGCTGGTCAATTCGGTCAACCCGGTCCGTATCGAGGGCCAGAAGACCGCCGCGTTCGAGATCGTCGACGCGCTCGGCGACGCCCCCGACATCCACGTCCTGCCGGTCGGCAACGCGGGCAACATCACCGCGTACTGGAAGGGGTACCGCGAGTACGCCGGTGACGGCGTCTCCACGCACACCCCGCGCATGTGGGGCTTCCAGGCCTCCGGCTCCGCGCCCATCGTGCGCGGCGAGGTCGTCAAGGACCCCTCCACCATCGCCACCGCGATCCGCATCGGCAACCCGGCCTCCTGGGACTACGCCCTGGCCGCACGCGACGAGTCGGGCGGTTTCATCGACGAGGTGACGGACCGGCAGATCCTGTCCGCGTACCGGCTGTTGGCCTCCCAGGAGGGCGTCTTCGTGGAGCCCGCCTCGGCCGCGTCCGTCGCCGGTCTGCTCAAGGCCGCCGAGGAGGGCAAGGTCGACCCCGGCCAGCGCATCGTCTGCACGGTCACCGGCAACGGCCTCAAGGACCCCGACTGGGCCGTCGCGGGTGCCCCGCAGCCGGTCACGGTCCCGGTCGACGCGGCCACCGCCGCACAGAAGCTCGGGCTCGTCTGA
- a CDS encoding response regulator, with protein sequence MLVVDDNKVIRQLIRVNLELEGFEVVTAADGVECLDLVDRVRPDAVTLDVVMPRLDGLETATRLRSDPRTRRLPIAVISACTPFEVDAGVAAGVDAFLAKPFEPSELVRIMHRLVTGEDRPPVDGRRGAGRAGSTAG encoded by the coding sequence GTGCTTGTTGTCGACGACAACAAGGTCATCCGGCAGCTGATCAGGGTCAATCTCGAACTTGAGGGTTTCGAGGTCGTGACCGCGGCCGACGGTGTCGAGTGCCTGGACCTGGTCGACCGGGTCCGCCCCGACGCCGTCACCCTCGACGTCGTGATGCCCCGGCTGGACGGCCTGGAGACCGCGACCCGCCTTCGCTCCGATCCCCGGACCCGCCGTCTTCCCATCGCCGTCATCAGCGCCTGCACGCCGTTCGAGGTCGATGCGGGCGTGGCGGCCGGGGTCGACGCGTTCCTGGCGAAGCCGTTCGAGCCGAGCGAGCTGGTGCGGATCATGCACCGGCTGGTGACCGGCGAGGACCGGCCCCCGGTGGACGGGCGGCGCGGCGCCGGGCGGGCGGGGAGCACCGCGGGCTGA
- the thrB gene encoding homoserine kinase: protein MAGPAFRAAAVRVRVPATSANLGPGFDALGLSLGLYDDVVVRVADSGLHIDIAGEGSETLPRDESHLLVRSLRTAFDLLGGQPRGLEIVCANRIPHGRGLGSSSAAICAGIVAARAVTTGGDARLDDAALLELATEIEGHPDNVAACLLGGFTLAWMEGGAARAIRMDPADSVVPVVFVPGRPVLTETARGLLPRTVPHVDAALNAGRAALLVEALTRRPELLLAATEDRIHQEYRGPAMPESVELVNRLRADGVPAVISGAGPTVLALTEEGSADKVARLAGEGWAANRLALDGPGASVLPLAA, encoded by the coding sequence ATGGCCGGTCCCGCGTTCCGAGCCGCCGCCGTCAGGGTGCGCGTCCCCGCAACCAGCGCCAACCTGGGCCCGGGCTTCGATGCCCTCGGCCTGTCGCTGGGGCTGTACGACGATGTCGTCGTCCGGGTCGCCGACTCCGGGCTGCACATCGACATCGCAGGTGAGGGCAGCGAGACGCTGCCCCGAGACGAGAGCCACCTGCTCGTGCGCTCCCTGCGCACCGCGTTCGACCTGCTCGGCGGGCAGCCCCGCGGCCTGGAGATCGTCTGCGCCAACCGCATCCCGCACGGCCGTGGCCTCGGCTCCTCCTCCGCCGCCATCTGCGCCGGAATCGTCGCCGCCCGCGCCGTGACGACAGGCGGCGACGCCCGGCTCGACGACGCGGCCCTGCTGGAGCTGGCGACCGAGATCGAGGGGCACCCCGACAATGTCGCGGCCTGTCTGCTCGGCGGGTTCACGCTCGCCTGGATGGAGGGCGGGGCGGCCCGGGCGATCAGGATGGACCCTGCCGATTCCGTCGTTCCGGTGGTTTTCGTGCCCGGACGACCGGTGCTCACAGAGACGGCGCGCGGCCTGCTTCCGCGCACCGTCCCGCACGTCGACGCGGCGCTGAACGCCGGCCGGGCGGCCCTTCTCGTCGAAGCCCTGACCCGTCGCCCCGAGCTGCTGCTCGCCGCCACCGAGGACCGGATCCACCAGGAGTACCGGGGCCCCGCCATGCCGGAGAGCGTGGAACTGGTCAACCGTCTGCGCGCCGACGGTGTGCCCGCGGTCATCTCCGGTGCGGGGCCCACGGTCCTCGCGCTGACGGAGGAGGGTTCGGCCGACAAGGTCGCCCGACTGGCGGG
- a CDS encoding homoserine dehydrogenase, translated as MRTRPLKVALLGCGVVGSEVARIMTTHADDLAARIGAPVELAGVAVRRPSKVREGIDPALVTTDATALVRRGDIDVVIEVIGGIEPARALITTAFENGASVVSANKALLAEDGASLHAAAEKYGRDLYYEAAVAGAIPLVRPLRESLAGDKVNRVLGIVNGTTNFILDRMDTSGAGYSEALDEATALGYAEADPTADVEGFDAAAKAAILAGIAFHTRVKIGDVHREGITEVTAADIASARRMGCTVKLLAICERAADGASVTARVHPAMIPLSHPLASVREAYNAVFIEADAAGQLMFYGPGAGGSPTASAVLGDLVAVCRNKLGEATGPGESAYTRLPVSPMGEVVTRYHISLDVADKPGVLAQVATVFAEQGVSIDTVRQQGKDGEASLVVVTHRAPDAALSGTVEALRKLDTVRGVASIMRVEGE; from the coding sequence ATGCGTACGCGTCCGCTGAAGGTGGCGCTGCTGGGCTGTGGAGTGGTCGGCTCAGAGGTGGCGCGCATCATGACGACGCACGCCGACGACCTCGCGGCGCGCATCGGTGCGCCCGTCGAGCTCGCCGGCGTCGCCGTCCGCCGGCCCTCCAAGGTGCGGGAGGGCATCGACCCCGCACTGGTCACCACCGACGCGACCGCGCTCGTGCGGCGCGGCGACATCGACGTCGTCATCGAGGTCATCGGGGGCATCGAGCCGGCCCGCGCGCTCATCACCACCGCCTTCGAGAACGGCGCGAGCGTCGTCTCCGCCAACAAGGCACTGCTCGCCGAGGACGGCGCCTCCCTGCACGCCGCCGCCGAGAAGTACGGCCGCGATCTGTACTACGAGGCCGCCGTCGCCGGGGCGATCCCGCTGGTGCGGCCGCTGCGCGAGTCGCTCGCCGGGGACAAGGTCAACCGGGTGCTCGGCATCGTCAACGGCACCACCAACTTCATCCTCGACAGGATGGACACCAGCGGCGCCGGCTACTCCGAGGCGCTCGACGAGGCCACCGCCCTCGGGTACGCCGAGGCCGACCCGACCGCCGACGTCGAGGGCTTCGACGCCGCCGCGAAGGCCGCGATCCTCGCCGGGATCGCCTTCCACACCCGGGTGAAGATCGGCGACGTGCACCGCGAGGGCATCACCGAGGTCACCGCCGCCGACATCGCCTCCGCGCGCCGCATGGGCTGCACCGTCAAGCTGCTCGCCATCTGCGAGCGCGCCGCCGACGGGGCCTCCGTCACCGCCCGCGTGCACCCCGCGATGATCCCGCTGAGCCACCCGCTGGCCTCGGTCCGCGAGGCCTACAACGCGGTGTTCATCGAGGCGGACGCAGCTGGTCAGCTCATGTTCTACGGACCCGGCGCCGGCGGCTCCCCGACCGCTTCCGCGGTCCTCGGCGACCTCGTCGCGGTCTGCCGCAACAAACTGGGCGAGGCCACCGGCCCCGGTGAGTCCGCCTACACGCGCCTGCCGGTCAGCCCCATGGGCGAGGTCGTCACGCGCTACCACATCAGCCTCGACGTGGCCGACAAGCCGGGCGTCCTCGCCCAGGTGGCAACGGTCTTCGCCGAGCAGGGCGTATCCATCGATACCGTCCGCCAGCAGGGAAAGGACGGCGAGGCGTCCCTCGTCGTCGTCACCCACCGCGCGCCCGACGCCGCCCTCTCCGGGACCGTCGAAGCGCTGCGCAAGCTCGACACCGTGCGCGGTGTCGCCAGCATCATGCGTGTTGAAGGGGAGTAA